A genome region from Panicum virgatum strain AP13 chromosome 4K, P.virgatum_v5, whole genome shotgun sequence includes the following:
- the LOC120704825 gene encoding uncharacterized protein LOC120704825 translates to MAVEPNMARRLWHVVRAVLYMLRKGVSKRKLAMDLHLLLQRGKIAGKALGNLMTAHGHHHHHDKAAAEAAVPPPPPQFSCRALDPALAVYDPRGGREVEFSCSNTPSYPSLHLIPTGKRRSRGNSRRSTHRGANGAEPGWYNYDAADIARVFEILNNNEQLLGGGGGDASPGAEQPSPLALIATPSPALWASFGRTPAHVRQLRITDSPFPLRDDAAGDGGQVDREAEEFIKKFYDQLRTQQSLATTTATPDYSYGGYPARPVSGIA, encoded by the coding sequence ATGGCGGTGGAGCCGAATATGGCGCGGCGTCTGTGGCACGTGGTGCGCGCCGTGCTCTACATGCTCCGCAAGGGCGTGTCGAAGCGGAAGCTGGCCAtggacctccacctcctcctccagcgcggcAAGATCGCCGGCAAGGCGCTGGGCAACCTCATGACCGCccacggccaccaccaccaccacgacaaggccgcggccgaggccgcggtgccgccgccgccgccgcagttctCGTGCCGCGCCCTCGATCCGGCCCTCGCCGTCTACGacccgcgcggcggccgcgaggtgGAGTTCAGCTGCAGCAACACCCCCTCGTACCCGTCCCTCCACCTCATCCCCACCGGCAAGCGCCGCAGCCGCGGCAACAGCCGCCGCAGCACCCACCGCGGCGCCAACGGCGCGGAGCCCGGGTGGTACAACTACGACGCGGCGGACATTGCCAGGGTCTTCGAGATCCTCAACAACAACGAGCagctgctcggcggcggcggcggcgacgcctcgCCGGGCGCCGAGCAGCCGTCGCCGCTCGCGCTGATCGCCACGCCGTCCCCCGCGCTGTGGGCGAGCTTCGGCCGCACGCCCGCGCACGTGAGGCAGCTGAGGATCACCGACTCGCCGTTCCCGCTGAGGGACGACGCCGCCGGGGACGGCGGCCAGGTGGACCGGGAGGCCGAGGAGTTCATCAAGAAGTTCTACGACCAGTTGCGCACGCAGCAGAGCCTCGCCACCACCACTGCCACGCCGGACTACTCGTACGGCGGGTACCCGGCGCGGCCGGTCTCCGGCATCGCCTAA